From a single Arachis hypogaea cultivar Tifrunner chromosome 3, arahy.Tifrunner.gnm2.J5K5, whole genome shotgun sequence genomic region:
- the LOC112786724 gene encoding uncharacterized protein isoform X1: MQQRSSSSSSRFTGDEHRAINIAAEQQQNQHTKRRKTTEDNEFLDGLPIYHLRTAAPVRRDFSSRSSRLPPEKWIHAIPALVLLCLFTLWWFSFPAVDVEINNGRITTIRQINMPLPNDSRIDLTILAVSTASPIPSIPQNVSSGEDETNLNPASSPN, encoded by the exons ATGCAGCAGAGATCTTCAAGCTCGAGCTCGCGCTTCACGGGCGACGAACACAGAGCCATCAACATCGCCGCAGAACAGCAGCAGAATCAGCACACCAAGCGCCGAAAGACCACTGAAGACAACGAATTCCTTGACGGCCTCCCGATCTACCACCTCCGCACCGCAGCTCCCGTCCGGAGGGATTTCTCCAGTCGCTCGTCGCGCTTGCCGCCGGAGAAATGGATCCATGCTATCCCCGCGCTCGTTCTGCTCTGCCTCTTCACTCTCTGGTGGTTCTCTTTTCCAG CAGTTGATGTGGAGATCAATAATGGTAGGATTACAACCATAAGGCAGATCAACATGCCGCTACCTAACGATTCTCGTATTGATCTCACAATACTCGCAGTTTCAACAGCATCACCGATTCCTTCAATTCCTCAAAATGTGTCATCCGGCGAGGACGAAACAAACTTGAATCCAGCAAGTTCGCCTAATTGA
- the LOC112786724 gene encoding uncharacterized protein isoform X2, with protein sequence MQQRSSSSSSRFTGDEHRAINIAAEQQQNQHTKRRKTTEDNEFLDGLPIYHLRTAAPVRRDFSSRSSRLPPEKWIHAIPALVLLCLFTLWWFSFPVDVEINNGRITTIRQINMPLPNDSRIDLTILAVSTASPIPSIPQNVSSGEDETNLNPASSPN encoded by the exons ATGCAGCAGAGATCTTCAAGCTCGAGCTCGCGCTTCACGGGCGACGAACACAGAGCCATCAACATCGCCGCAGAACAGCAGCAGAATCAGCACACCAAGCGCCGAAAGACCACTGAAGACAACGAATTCCTTGACGGCCTCCCGATCTACCACCTCCGCACCGCAGCTCCCGTCCGGAGGGATTTCTCCAGTCGCTCGTCGCGCTTGCCGCCGGAGAAATGGATCCATGCTATCCCCGCGCTCGTTCTGCTCTGCCTCTTCACTCTCTGGTGGTTCTCTTTTCCAG TTGATGTGGAGATCAATAATGGTAGGATTACAACCATAAGGCAGATCAACATGCCGCTACCTAACGATTCTCGTATTGATCTCACAATACTCGCAGTTTCAACAGCATCACCGATTCCTTCAATTCCTCAAAATGTGTCATCCGGCGAGGACGAAACAAACTTGAATCCAGCAAGTTCGCCTAATTGA